A portion of the Juglans microcarpa x Juglans regia isolate MS1-56 chromosome 1D, Jm3101_v1.0, whole genome shotgun sequence genome contains these proteins:
- the LOC121256966 gene encoding MLO-like protein 1 isoform X3, translating to MAGGGEGTTLEYTPTWVVAVVCSVIVLISLVVERTLHGVGKYLKKNNQKPLFEALQKIKEELMLLGFISLLLTVFQDRIAKICISEVLANKWLPCKKEEDTDDDDSSSSSSSTAHFQTFFKYPSFVLPAGTPRRLLAQASASTESCAKGNVPMLSLEALHHLHIFIFVLAVVHVTFCALTILFGGAKIRQWKQWEDSILRKEYDPERVLKTKFTHVQDHDFIRGHYRGFGKDSALLGWVNSFFKQFYGSVTKTEYVTMRLGFIMTHCRGNLQFNFYEYMIRALEADFKKVVGISWYLWLFVVIFLLLNVSGWHTYFWIAFIPFILLLAVGSKLEHVICQLAQEVAEKHVAVEGELVVKPSDDHFWFHRPKLVLLLIHIIMFQNAFELAFFFWTWVQYDLDSCIMGKMGFVIPRLVIGAFIQFVCSYSTLPHYAIDSWLIKVVFMVP from the exons ATGGCAGGGGGAGGAGAGGGAACAACTTTGGAGTATACCCCAACGTGGGTTGTGGCTGTTGTCTGCAGTGTCATCGTCCTCATCTCTCTCGTTGTCGAAAGAACCCTCCACGGCGTTGGCAag taTCTCAAGAAAAATAACCAGAAGCCTCTCTTTGAAGCATTACAGAAGATCAAAGAAG AGTTGATGCTGTTGGGTTTTATATCACTGCTGCTGACGGTGTTCCAAGATCGGATTGCCAAGATTTGTATTTCGGAGGTTTTGGCAAATAAGTGGTTACCCTgtaagaaagaagaagatactgatgatgatgattcttcttcttcttcttcttccactgcCCATTTTCAAACCTTCTTCAAATATCCCAGCTTTGTTCTTCCTGCGGGGACTCCCCGCCGTCTCCTTGCCCAGGCCTCTGCTTCCACTGAGAGCTGTGCAAAG GGAAACGTCCCAATGTTATCTCTTGAAGCGCTTCATCACCTTCACATATTTATCTTTGTGTTAGCTGTTGTTCATGTGACTTTCTGTGCTTTAACCATCCTTTTCGGAGGAGCAAAG ATACGTCAATGGAAACAGTGGGAGGATTCTATCTTACGAAAGGAATATGATCCAGAAAGAG TTCTGAAAACAAAATTTACGCATGTCCAAGATCATGATTTTATCCGGGGACACTATCGGGGTTTTGGCAAGGATTCAGCTTTGCTAGGATGGGTG AACTCTTTTTTCAAGCAATTTTATGGGTCTGTGACCAAAACAGAATATGTGACAATGCGACTAGGCTTCATTATG ACTCATTGCAGGGGAAACCTACAGTTCAATTTCTACGAGTACATGATACGTGCCCTTGAAGCTGATTTCAAAAAAGTTGTTGGAATAAG TTGGTATCTTTGGTTGTTTGTTGTCATCTTCTTATTGCTGAACGTTTCTG GTTGGCATACATATTTTTGGATTGCATTCATTCCCTTCATT CTTCTTCTGGCTGTTGGCTCCAAGTTGGAGCATGTGATTTGCCAGTTGGCCCAGGAGGTTGCAGAGAAACATGTGGCAGTTGAAGGGGAGTTGGTAGTTAAACCTTCAGATGACCACTTCTGGTTCCATAGGCCCAAGCTTGTTCTCTTATTGATTCATATCATCATGTTTCAGAATGCTTTTGAACTGGCATTTTTCTTTTGGACATGG GTTCAATATGATTTGGACTCCTGCATAATGGGAAAAATGGGTTTTGTCATCCCGAGACTGGTGATAGG GGCATTCATTCAGTTCGTCTGCAGCTACAGCACCCTACCACACTACGCAATT GATTCTTGGCTGATAAAAGTTGTTTTTATGGTTCCCTGA
- the LOC121256966 gene encoding MLO-like protein 1 isoform X1 yields the protein MAGGGEGTTLEYTPTWVVAVVCSVIVLISLVVERTLHGVGKYLKKNNQKPLFEALQKIKEELMLLGFISLLLTVFQDRIAKICISEVLANKWLPCKKEEDTDDDDSSSSSSSTAHFQTFFKYPSFVLPAGTPRRLLAQASASTESCAKGNVPMLSLEALHHLHIFIFVLAVVHVTFCALTILFGGAKIRQWKQWEDSILRKEYDPERVLKTKFTHVQDHDFIRGHYRGFGKDSALLGWVNSFFKQFYGSVTKTEYVTMRLGFIMTHCRGNLQFNFYEYMIRALEADFKKVVGISWYLWLFVVIFLLLNVSGWHTYFWIAFIPFILLLAVGSKLEHVICQLAQEVAEKHVAVEGELVVKPSDDHFWFHRPKLVLLLIHIIMFQNAFELAFFFWTWVQYDLDSCIMGKMGFVIPRLVIGAFIQFVCSYSTLPHYAIVTQMGSSLKKEIFPEHVQEGLVDWAKHAKKTTGLRKAVNGTRLYGSTTTHGSSHVVGRETTGLEVELTEASESETAMEEGKAGEIEHANVSHEHK from the exons ATGGCAGGGGGAGGAGAGGGAACAACTTTGGAGTATACCCCAACGTGGGTTGTGGCTGTTGTCTGCAGTGTCATCGTCCTCATCTCTCTCGTTGTCGAAAGAACCCTCCACGGCGTTGGCAag taTCTCAAGAAAAATAACCAGAAGCCTCTCTTTGAAGCATTACAGAAGATCAAAGAAG AGTTGATGCTGTTGGGTTTTATATCACTGCTGCTGACGGTGTTCCAAGATCGGATTGCCAAGATTTGTATTTCGGAGGTTTTGGCAAATAAGTGGTTACCCTgtaagaaagaagaagatactgatgatgatgattcttcttcttcttcttcttccactgcCCATTTTCAAACCTTCTTCAAATATCCCAGCTTTGTTCTTCCTGCGGGGACTCCCCGCCGTCTCCTTGCCCAGGCCTCTGCTTCCACTGAGAGCTGTGCAAAG GGAAACGTCCCAATGTTATCTCTTGAAGCGCTTCATCACCTTCACATATTTATCTTTGTGTTAGCTGTTGTTCATGTGACTTTCTGTGCTTTAACCATCCTTTTCGGAGGAGCAAAG ATACGTCAATGGAAACAGTGGGAGGATTCTATCTTACGAAAGGAATATGATCCAGAAAGAG TTCTGAAAACAAAATTTACGCATGTCCAAGATCATGATTTTATCCGGGGACACTATCGGGGTTTTGGCAAGGATTCAGCTTTGCTAGGATGGGTG AACTCTTTTTTCAAGCAATTTTATGGGTCTGTGACCAAAACAGAATATGTGACAATGCGACTAGGCTTCATTATG ACTCATTGCAGGGGAAACCTACAGTTCAATTTCTACGAGTACATGATACGTGCCCTTGAAGCTGATTTCAAAAAAGTTGTTGGAATAAG TTGGTATCTTTGGTTGTTTGTTGTCATCTTCTTATTGCTGAACGTTTCTG GTTGGCATACATATTTTTGGATTGCATTCATTCCCTTCATT CTTCTTCTGGCTGTTGGCTCCAAGTTGGAGCATGTGATTTGCCAGTTGGCCCAGGAGGTTGCAGAGAAACATGTGGCAGTTGAAGGGGAGTTGGTAGTTAAACCTTCAGATGACCACTTCTGGTTCCATAGGCCCAAGCTTGTTCTCTTATTGATTCATATCATCATGTTTCAGAATGCTTTTGAACTGGCATTTTTCTTTTGGACATGG GTTCAATATGATTTGGACTCCTGCATAATGGGAAAAATGGGTTTTGTCATCCCGAGACTGGTGATAGG GGCATTCATTCAGTTCGTCTGCAGCTACAGCACCCTACCACACTACGCAATTGTCACACAG ATGGGAAGTTCATtgaaaaaggaaatatttcCAGAGCACGTACAAGAAGGACTAGTTGACTGGGCTAAACATGCCAAAAAGACCACAGGTTTGAGAAAGGCTGTCAATGGCACTAGGCTTTACGGCTCTACCACTACTCATGGATCTAGCCACGTGGTTGGCAGAGAGACTACTGGTTTGGAAGTTGAGTTGACAGAGGCAAGCGAATCAGAAACTGCAATGGAAGAAGGCAAGGCAGGAGAGATTGAACATGCGAATGTCTCCCATGAACACAAATGA
- the LOC121256966 gene encoding MLO-like protein 1 isoform X4: MAGGGEGTTLEYTPTWVVAVVCSVIVLISLVVERTLHGVGKYLKKNNQKPLFEALQKIKEELMLLGFISLLLTVFQDRIAKICISEVLANKWLPCKKEEDTDDDDSSSSSSSTAHFQTFFKYPSFVLPAGTPRRLLAQASASTESCAKGNVPMLSLEALHHLHIFIFVLAVVHVTFCALTILFGGAKIRQWKQWEDSILRKEYDPERVLKTKFTHVQDHDFIRGHYRGFGKDSALLGWVNSFFKQFYGSVTKTEYVTMRLGFIMTHCRGNLQFNFYEYMIRALEADFKKVVGISWYLWLFVVIFLLLNVSGWHTYFWIAFIPFILLLAVGSKLEHVICQLAQEVAEKHVAVEGELVVKPSDDHFWFHRPKLVLLLIHIIMFQNAFELAFFFWTWVQYDLDSCIMGKMGFVIPRLVIGAFIQFDSWLIKVVFMVP; this comes from the exons ATGGCAGGGGGAGGAGAGGGAACAACTTTGGAGTATACCCCAACGTGGGTTGTGGCTGTTGTCTGCAGTGTCATCGTCCTCATCTCTCTCGTTGTCGAAAGAACCCTCCACGGCGTTGGCAag taTCTCAAGAAAAATAACCAGAAGCCTCTCTTTGAAGCATTACAGAAGATCAAAGAAG AGTTGATGCTGTTGGGTTTTATATCACTGCTGCTGACGGTGTTCCAAGATCGGATTGCCAAGATTTGTATTTCGGAGGTTTTGGCAAATAAGTGGTTACCCTgtaagaaagaagaagatactgatgatgatgattcttcttcttcttcttcttccactgcCCATTTTCAAACCTTCTTCAAATATCCCAGCTTTGTTCTTCCTGCGGGGACTCCCCGCCGTCTCCTTGCCCAGGCCTCTGCTTCCACTGAGAGCTGTGCAAAG GGAAACGTCCCAATGTTATCTCTTGAAGCGCTTCATCACCTTCACATATTTATCTTTGTGTTAGCTGTTGTTCATGTGACTTTCTGTGCTTTAACCATCCTTTTCGGAGGAGCAAAG ATACGTCAATGGAAACAGTGGGAGGATTCTATCTTACGAAAGGAATATGATCCAGAAAGAG TTCTGAAAACAAAATTTACGCATGTCCAAGATCATGATTTTATCCGGGGACACTATCGGGGTTTTGGCAAGGATTCAGCTTTGCTAGGATGGGTG AACTCTTTTTTCAAGCAATTTTATGGGTCTGTGACCAAAACAGAATATGTGACAATGCGACTAGGCTTCATTATG ACTCATTGCAGGGGAAACCTACAGTTCAATTTCTACGAGTACATGATACGTGCCCTTGAAGCTGATTTCAAAAAAGTTGTTGGAATAAG TTGGTATCTTTGGTTGTTTGTTGTCATCTTCTTATTGCTGAACGTTTCTG GTTGGCATACATATTTTTGGATTGCATTCATTCCCTTCATT CTTCTTCTGGCTGTTGGCTCCAAGTTGGAGCATGTGATTTGCCAGTTGGCCCAGGAGGTTGCAGAGAAACATGTGGCAGTTGAAGGGGAGTTGGTAGTTAAACCTTCAGATGACCACTTCTGGTTCCATAGGCCCAAGCTTGTTCTCTTATTGATTCATATCATCATGTTTCAGAATGCTTTTGAACTGGCATTTTTCTTTTGGACATGG GTTCAATATGATTTGGACTCCTGCATAATGGGAAAAATGGGTTTTGTCATCCCGAGACTGGTGATAGG GGCATTCATTCAGTTC GATTCTTGGCTGATAAAAGTTGTTTTTATGGTTCCCTGA
- the LOC121256966 gene encoding MLO-like protein 1 isoform X2 — translation MAGGGEGTTLEYTPTWVVAVVCSVIVLISLVVERTLHGVGKYLKKNNQKPLFEALQKIKEELMLLGFISLLLTVFQDRIAKICISEVLANKWLPCKKEEDTDDDDSSSSSSSTAHFQTFFKYPSFVLPAGTPRRLLAQASASTESCAKIRQWKQWEDSILRKEYDPERVLKTKFTHVQDHDFIRGHYRGFGKDSALLGWVNSFFKQFYGSVTKTEYVTMRLGFIMTHCRGNLQFNFYEYMIRALEADFKKVVGISWYLWLFVVIFLLLNVSGWHTYFWIAFIPFILLLAVGSKLEHVICQLAQEVAEKHVAVEGELVVKPSDDHFWFHRPKLVLLLIHIIMFQNAFELAFFFWTWVQYDLDSCIMGKMGFVIPRLVIGAFIQFVCSYSTLPHYAIVTQMGSSLKKEIFPEHVQEGLVDWAKHAKKTTGLRKAVNGTRLYGSTTTHGSSHVVGRETTGLEVELTEASESETAMEEGKAGEIEHANVSHEHK, via the exons ATGGCAGGGGGAGGAGAGGGAACAACTTTGGAGTATACCCCAACGTGGGTTGTGGCTGTTGTCTGCAGTGTCATCGTCCTCATCTCTCTCGTTGTCGAAAGAACCCTCCACGGCGTTGGCAag taTCTCAAGAAAAATAACCAGAAGCCTCTCTTTGAAGCATTACAGAAGATCAAAGAAG AGTTGATGCTGTTGGGTTTTATATCACTGCTGCTGACGGTGTTCCAAGATCGGATTGCCAAGATTTGTATTTCGGAGGTTTTGGCAAATAAGTGGTTACCCTgtaagaaagaagaagatactgatgatgatgattcttcttcttcttcttcttccactgcCCATTTTCAAACCTTCTTCAAATATCCCAGCTTTGTTCTTCCTGCGGGGACTCCCCGCCGTCTCCTTGCCCAGGCCTCTGCTTCCACTGAGAGCTGTGCAAAG ATACGTCAATGGAAACAGTGGGAGGATTCTATCTTACGAAAGGAATATGATCCAGAAAGAG TTCTGAAAACAAAATTTACGCATGTCCAAGATCATGATTTTATCCGGGGACACTATCGGGGTTTTGGCAAGGATTCAGCTTTGCTAGGATGGGTG AACTCTTTTTTCAAGCAATTTTATGGGTCTGTGACCAAAACAGAATATGTGACAATGCGACTAGGCTTCATTATG ACTCATTGCAGGGGAAACCTACAGTTCAATTTCTACGAGTACATGATACGTGCCCTTGAAGCTGATTTCAAAAAAGTTGTTGGAATAAG TTGGTATCTTTGGTTGTTTGTTGTCATCTTCTTATTGCTGAACGTTTCTG GTTGGCATACATATTTTTGGATTGCATTCATTCCCTTCATT CTTCTTCTGGCTGTTGGCTCCAAGTTGGAGCATGTGATTTGCCAGTTGGCCCAGGAGGTTGCAGAGAAACATGTGGCAGTTGAAGGGGAGTTGGTAGTTAAACCTTCAGATGACCACTTCTGGTTCCATAGGCCCAAGCTTGTTCTCTTATTGATTCATATCATCATGTTTCAGAATGCTTTTGAACTGGCATTTTTCTTTTGGACATGG GTTCAATATGATTTGGACTCCTGCATAATGGGAAAAATGGGTTTTGTCATCCCGAGACTGGTGATAGG GGCATTCATTCAGTTCGTCTGCAGCTACAGCACCCTACCACACTACGCAATTGTCACACAG ATGGGAAGTTCATtgaaaaaggaaatatttcCAGAGCACGTACAAGAAGGACTAGTTGACTGGGCTAAACATGCCAAAAAGACCACAGGTTTGAGAAAGGCTGTCAATGGCACTAGGCTTTACGGCTCTACCACTACTCATGGATCTAGCCACGTGGTTGGCAGAGAGACTACTGGTTTGGAAGTTGAGTTGACAGAGGCAAGCGAATCAGAAACTGCAATGGAAGAAGGCAAGGCAGGAGAGATTGAACATGCGAATGTCTCCCATGAACACAAATGA
- the LOC121256957 gene encoding serine/threonine-protein kinase rio2 → MKLDVNALRYLSKDDFRVLTAVEMGMRNHEIVPTELVNSISSLKHGGTYKVLKNLLKHKLLHHDSSKYDGFRLTYLGYDFLAIKTMVNRGVFVAVGRQIGVGKESDIFEVATEDGTVLAMKLHRLGRVSFRAVKSKRDYLRHRTSYNWLYLSRLAALKEFAFMKALEEHGFPVPHAVDCNRHCVIMSLVQGYPLVQVKQLQNPDMVFERIIGLVVRMAEHGLIHCDFNEFNIMIDDDEKVTMIDFPQMVSMDHRNAQMYFDRDVECIFKFFRKRFNLSFEESPDENDGSEVDTDESGRPRFSSIAKGVGFLDKELAASGFTRKDQEDIEKFIEGGIEKDADSSDEESEDGGRNSDSELNKSDINGVDSLHLLDQQEQTIHCDEEARVEENQENSETGQSQTSVPECPDASDKEEENQTMNNNDAELTKRLRKQNRRVIASVRGGRKSLASRNSYKDKGGSSSRNSKIQKQMSGW, encoded by the exons ATGAAGCTGGACGTGAACGCCTTGAGATATCTCTCTAAGGATGATTTCAGAGTTCTCACCGCGGTCGAAATGGGAATGCGCAAT CATGAAATTGTGCCTACAGAACTCGTGAACAGCATATCCTCTCTCAA ACACGGGGGTACTTACAAAGTCTTGAAGAATCTGCTAAAGCATAAGCTCTTGCATCATGACTCCTCCAAAT ATGATGGGTTTCGGCTCACCTACCTGGGTTATGATTTTCTTGCTATTAAGACCATGGTTAACCGAGGAGTTTTTGTGGCTGTTGGTCGTCAAATTGGGGTTGGAAAAGAGTCTG ATATCTTTGAGGTTGCCACTGAAGATGGTACAGTCCTAGCAATGAAGTTGCACAGACTCGGTAGAGTTTCTTTTAGAGCTGTTAAATCTAAGCGTGACTATTTGAGGCATCGTACTAGTTATAATTGGCTGTATCTGTCTCGGCTTGCTGCACTCAAAGAGTTTGCTTTTATGAAG GCTTTGGAAGAACACGGTTTTCCTGTTCCACATGCTGTGGACTGTAATAGGCATTGTGTGATTATGTCACTCGTCCAAGGTTACCCTCT TGTCCAGGTTAAGCAATTGCAAAATCCAGATATGGTTTTTGAAAGGATCATTGGTCTTGTTGTTCGTATGGCAGAACATGGCCTCATTCACTGTGACTTCAACGAATTCAATATTATG ATAGATGATGATGAGAAGGTCACCATGATTGATTTTCCACAAATGGTATCTATGGACCATCGTAATGCGCAGAT GTACTTTGATCGTGATGTTGAATGCATCTTCAAGTTTTTCAGAAAGAG GTTCAACCTATCTTTTGAAGAAAGCCCAGATGAAAATGATGGTTCAGAGGTAGACACGGATGAAAGTGGCAGGCCTCGCTTTTCTTCAATAGCAAAAGGTGTTGGTTTTCTAGACAAGGAACTTGCAGCTAGTGGATTTACTAGAAAGGATCAAGAAGACATTGAGAAG TTCATTGAAGGAGGGATTGAAAAGGATGCGGATTCGAGCGATGAAGAAAGTGAGGATGGTGGACGCAATTCTGACTCTGAGTTAAATAAATCTGATATCAATGGTGTTGATTCTCTGCACTTGCTAGATCAg CAAGAGCAGACAATTCACTGTGATGAAGAAGCCAGAGTAGAGGAGAACCAAGAAAATTCAGAAACAGGTCAAAGTCAAACCAGTGTACCTGAATGTCCAGATGCGAGTGACAAG GAGGAAGAGAACCAgactatgaataataatgatgcTGAATTGACGAAGCGTTTGAGAAAGCAGAATCGACGTGTCATAGCATCAGTGCGTGGAGGACGGAAGAGTCTTGCCTCCAGAAACAGCTACAAAGACAAGGGTGGCAGTTCTTCTCGAAATTCCAAAATCCAGAAACAAATGAGCGGCTGGTGA